The following proteins are encoded in a genomic region of Chelmon rostratus isolate fCheRos1 chromosome 3, fCheRos1.pri, whole genome shotgun sequence:
- the LOC121603981 gene encoding choline transporter-like protein 1: MGCCSSTESKRDWKPLEERSCTDIPWLIIFTLFCIGMVCICGYPIATGAASRLISGYDSYGNTCGHNNTKIEGVPLSGRDMKENKYVFFLDPCNLDLINRRIKSIALCVSKCPTAELKTHSDLKQFALNNGSHLCSYDISPTRYTSHSERSTKCPKLPVPPSKSVPVFHRCIPVDVGCYAEFAQAFVTFVSDNNVLRRVIAGVMASKEIIMGLCVLALVLSLIMMVVIRYISKVLVWILTVLVIIGSIGGTGVLWWLYVDHRNALDNNTLSVFGKEVASDNVKALLVYAIGATIFTVILLIVMFIMRKRVALTISLFHVAGKVFIHLPLLALQPLWTFLCLMLFWVYWIAVLLFLGTSGTPIKSNSTGVVEYEMQGPLQYLVWYHAVGLIWISEFILAFQQMTIAGAVVTYYFTRNKSQLPATPILSSMARTIRYHLGTLAKGSFIITLVKIPRLILTYIHSQLKGKENACARCMLKACVCCLWCLEKCLAYLNQNAYAATAINSTSFCTSARDAFVILVENALRVAAINTVGDFVLFLGKVLIVSCTAFAGVLALNYQRDYTVWVLPLLIVCLFAFMVAHCFLSVFENVVDVLFLCFAVDSKYNDGSPGREYYMDKALMEYVENSKKMGRYKPDDGDGREMKSMARGGTLA; encoded by the exons ATGGGATGTTGTAGCAGCACAGAG AGCAAACGTGACTGGAAACCGCTGGAGGAGCGCAGCTGCACGGACATCCCATGGCTCATCATATTCACCTTGTTTTGTATTGGGATG GTGTGTATTTGTGGCTATCCCATCGCCACAGGAGCTGCCTCCAGGCTCATATCAGGATACGACAGTTATGGCAACACCTGTGGCCATAATAACACCAAGATCGAGGGAGTGCCCCTCAGCGGCCGggacatgaaagaaaacaa aTATGTTTTCTTTCTAGACCCTTGCAACCTTGACTTAATTAACAGGAGGATCAAGTCCATCGCGCTGTGTGTCTCCAAATGTCCTACTGCTGAACTGAAGACACACAGCGATTTAAAGCAGTTCGCTCTGAACAATG GATCCCACCTCTGCTCCTATGATATTTCTCCTACAAGATACACAAGCCATTCAGAAAGATCCACTAAATGCCCTAAACTCCCTGTTCCACCAAG TAAGTCTGTCCCAGTGTTCCACCGCTGTATTCCAGTGGATGTCGGCTGCTATGCTGAATTTGCGCAGGCGTTCGTCACGTTCGTCAGTGACAACAATGTGCTGCGCCGGGTCATCGCAGGGGTGATGGCCAGCAAGGAGATCATCATGGGCCTCTGTGTGCTGGCTTTAG ttctGTCCCTGATCATGATGGTTGTCATTCGCTACATCTCCAAAGTGCTGGTGTGGATTCTAACGGTTCTAGTAATCATCGGCTCTATAG GTGGGACAGGCGTCCTCTGGTGGCTCTATGTGGACCACAGGAATGCCCTTGATAATAACACCTTATCAGTATTTGGCAAAGAAGTGGCCTCAGACAATGTCAAGGCTCTGCTTGTGTATGCAATTGGTGCTACAATTTTCACG GTAATTCTCCTGATAGTGATGTTCATCATGAGGAAGCGTGTGGCTCTCACCATCTCCCTGTTCCATGTGGCTGGTAAAGTGTTCATCCACCTTCCCCTGCTGGCCCTGCAGCCCCTGTGGACCTTCCTCTGCCTCATGCTCTTCTGGGTCTACTGGATCGCTGTGCTTCTCTTCCTCGGGACTTCAG GGACACCGATTAAGAGCAACTCTACAGGTGTGGTTGAATATGAAATGCAAGGGCCTCTTCAGTACTTGGTGTGGTACCACGCTGTGGGTCTCATCTGGATCAGTGAGTTCATTCTTGCCTTCCAGCAAATGACCATCGCTGGAGCCGTGGTCACCTACTACTTCACAAG GAATAAGTCCCAGTTGCCAGCTACTCCCATCCTCTCTTCCATGGCACGGACCATCCGCTACCATCTGGGCACTCTGGCCAAAGGCTCCTTCATCATCACGCTTGTTAAGATCCCTCGTCTCATCCTAACGTACATCCACAGCCAGCTCAAAGGAAAG GAGAACGCCTGCGCTCGTTGCATGCTGAAAGCATGCGTCTGCTGCTTGTGGTGTCTTGAGAAGTGTCTCGCATACTTAAATCAG AATGCTTACGCTGCCACAGCCATCAACAGCACCAGTTTCTGCACCTCTGCCCGCGACGCTTTCGTCATCCTGGTGGAGAATGCCCTCCGAGTGGCCGCCATCAACACTGTGGGCGACTTTGTCCTCTTCTTGGGAAAG GTGCTTATAGTCTCCTGCACTGCGTTTGCCGGCGTCCTGGCCCTGAACTACCAGAGGGACTACACTGTGTGGGTCCTGCCTCTCCTCATCGTCTGCCTGTTTGCCTTCATGGTGGCTCactgcttcctctctgtctttgagaACGTGGTCGAcgttctcttcctctgcttcgCTGTGGACTCGAAGTACAATGACGGCAGCCCTGGACGCGAGTACTACATGGACAAGGCCCTAATG GAATATGTTGAGAACAGTAAGAAAATGGGTCGTTACAAGCCAGATGATGGAGATGGACGGGAGATGAAGTCCATG gcACGTGGAGGGACTCTTGCTTGa